The Lactuca sativa cultivar Salinas chromosome 2, Lsat_Salinas_v11, whole genome shotgun sequence genome includes the window CTATATGTTGCATAGAAAGGTTTTCAAATCCTGATTAAACTGCTTTTGGACATAGGATAAAAAATATTGTTGAATTTTAAGAAAAATGTCAATTATAAGAAATAATAGACAAacccaaaaatacaaaaaattatcAAGAAAAAACATATAATATTTTATGCGACCAATACGGAAAGTGAAATATCAATAAAACATAATGGAATAATATCAAAAGGATGATTAACATTAGAATTAAAACTTAAAAAAGGAAATCAGTGTAACAAGTTTTTTCACTTGACAAGCATGGTAAATAttagaaattttaaaattatcaCATGAATATaactattgaaaaaaaaaaaaaaagcataacaCATTATCATCAGGACATCTCTGGTAATTGATGCTTATGCAAATACTGGTTGGCTGCCAAAAACATGAGCAACTTAAGGTAACTTACTAATTGGACAGAGATCATTAGAGCTATCAGCCTATCACACTTGAGGAGTGATTTACAAGTTCGAAAATCCTTCATAGAAAAACGTATTTGTCAAATTTTGATATTATATTTATTATCTTTGGTAAATTTGATGGATGTAGATGAGATTTGTTTATAGTAGTTGGAATGAAAACGATATTTCAAAGGTGAAGGGGTCGATATAGATTATGTATAGAGTTATGTTCTATGGAAACTTGACATGGATTGAAGATGCATAACTAaccattattaaaaataatagtaAGAATACCATACACTCATGTTCAACTGATTTTCCAACTGAAGCTTATCTTGAAGTCAACAATTGCAAAATGTCAATGAAGAGTCTCTTTCTCAATCTTCTTTTAATTTGTTTGAAATTCGTGTGTTTCCTTCTGAAAATCAGAAAAGCTCGGTAACTTGTTGTGGATCTTGGGGTTTGGTTTGAGGCCAAGATTTAACGACTGGAATGTCAAATGTTGAACCGGACATCCAACCTGCTTTTCTGTAGTTGAGTTTGAATGGCAAATATTGAGCACTAAACAAAACTAcagggactaaaactgtaatttactctaatgtAAATATGAGAAAGAGTCATCCGGCATCCAATATTAACGGCATCGTCTCTGTAACCTCAACTTCCTAACacccccttctctctctctctcccggagacatttcatcatcttctccaccaGATCGCAACTCTCTGTTCCAAACATTAAGGtatgttttcatttttcatatGCTAAATTATTCGCATCAATAATTCGTTTCTGTCAAAGAATAACAATGGCTATTAATTGACGCCTGATTATTTGATCCGCTGCATTTGAATCTCGATCACGATGATGTTCGTTTTGATTTACGGAATTGACGTGCATAATTTTACCTACGATTAGAGATACACACTGATTTCTTAATTTTCTAATCCTAAGATTCAGAATTTGATATGGATTCATATGTTTTTCCTAAACATGAAAACTGGGAGCTATCGCTTATTAATCAACATTTCTATTTCCAGTTTCATAAATCACATCCAAACCACATTCCATATCAGTTGAAAACTATTACAGTATTGAATCTATAGAATCTACAATGTAGGTATGGAAGATTATAGACGACAAGGTGGAATCCAGCAATTGCTAGTTGCTGAACAAGAAGCTAGACAAATAGTCAACACTGCAAGAACTGGTAAAGTTTTTATATCTTCAAGacctttttttttgtttatcaCTGAATCATGAGGTTTTGGTTTCTGTATTCAGCAAAACTTAATAGACTAAAGCAAGCAAAAGATGAAGCTGGAGAAGAAGTAGCTAAATATCGCGCCAATATGGAGAAAGAATTCCAGAAAATAATCTCAGATGTAAAAACTCATATATAACTTTTATAAACTTTGATCGATGATCCATGCATGATGAGATGATTAACATTTGATTTGTTACATGAATTGCTGAGATTGCAGTCGACTGGTTTTTCTGGAGTGAATGTGAAGAGGCTGGATGAAGAGACAGCTACAAAGATCGATCAGTTGAAAAAACAAGCTGCAAAAGTTTCACCAGAAATTGTCAAGATGCTCATGACCCATGTCACAGGTGTCAAGATTTGAATCATTTTGGACATGCTTAAAAAGGATTTTGTTATCCTTCTTGATTAGTAACTTTTAATCTCTTTTTTGGGATAAATAAATTAATGCAGCATTTTCTGTGCTGATGTCATCTTTTTTCTACATGAACATTATTCTGATGGATTAAACAATCTCAAAAAACTTTGTGTATATAAGTTGTTTATTTAGCACACAAAGACAATGGGATCAAACTGTTAGATGTATGTTTCAAATCATAAATAAATGGTAATTAATACTTAGGGATCACATCTTGAATTCACTTCCCCTTTTTACAAATTACAAAAGGcagaataaaaaaaaaaggagATATTTGTAATCTCACATAAAAAGAATTCTTCATCTCTCACACGAATAGGGTGTGTGGTGAGGAAAAAAAAGGTTTAACTACAATCTGTCAGATTCCAATCCACAAACTTACACAAATCTACATTACTTTTTACATATGTTAGTCTCAAATCTAAATATAAACTAACCACTCATCAAAAACTCATAGTAGACTTTTTCTGATTAATCTTAACATCCATAAGATCAGCCACAAACCCCGGCTGAAAAATCTTAACTCCATCCACACTATTCTCTTCACTCAACATCTTAATCACTCCAGACATTCGTGGCCTAAGTTT containing:
- the LOC111916393 gene encoding V-type proton ATPase subunit G1; protein product: MEDYRRQGGIQQLLVAEQEARQIVNTARTAKLNRLKQAKDEAGEEVAKYRANMEKEFQKIISDSTGFSGVNVKRLDEETATKIDQLKKQAAKVSPEIVKMLMTHVTGVKI